In Thermococcus sp., the genomic stretch GCTTCAGTTCACATCCATCGAACGTTGCCGAGATAAGGTACAACTACTATTTCAACGTCTATTATGACAAGAGCAACGAGGAGATTCTTGAGATCATAAAACAGCAGGAAAAGACTGACGTATATCAAAGGATAAGGGATTATGTGGCATGGAAGAAGGAGAGGGGCATTTTTGACTATGTGTCAGTTCTCAGGTACTTCCTCACGACTACTCCTGTGACACTATCTCTGGAGAAAGAGGGCGGTGAGCCCCGGGTAATGATAATGGACGAATCCCAAGACTTCAGTCCCCTTCAATGGGCAGTTGTGAGGAGATTGGTAAGTATTGGCTTTCTTGACTACGTTATCGCGGCTGGAGATCCAAACCAGTCGATATATTCATTCCAGGGGGCTGATTCTTCTGAGTTTGGAAAGTTCATGGCATCTGGTACCGTTGTTGTGTTGAAGAGAAGTCATAGACTGCCCAAGCACGTGTACAACAAAGCAGAGATGCTTACACGGTGGCTCGGAACCCACTTCGAATATGAACCACGTGAGGAACAAGGTAAGGCCATCACAGAGTACCTGAAAAAGTCCAATCTCATCAGAATGGACAGGACAACCGGTGATAAGATAGTGCAGGTTCTTGAGGATATTATGGACGAAAATAAGACCGTATTTGTCCTTACACGGACAAACAAGCAAGCGAGGGAGCTTGAAAAGTACATCATTGAATCAGGATACAGGGTCTCGAGGATAAAGAATGATGACAGCCTATATGACCTTCTTGAGGAGGTTATTGCCTTTGAGGAGAGAAGAAGCATTGGAATGAGGTTGTTCTTTGCTGTGACGTCTCTGAATGAGGAAGGGATTCGGCTCCGCTCTCTCTTCAAAACACCTGTGGAAGCCATAGTCAAGGTCGAAGAATGTTTCAATATAGGAAAGAATCTCGATGACGAAGATAACAGGGCAAGAGATTGCTCTGATACGGCTTTATCCCTCACGAAGTTCATTGAGCACCATTACCTTGATGTCCTCGATCCGGAAGAAAAGCGTGTTTTGGCCGGACTCAGGGAAAAGAGGAATGGGAAGGAGGTCTACGTGGATACGATGCACGCTGCAAAGGGA encodes the following:
- a CDS encoding ATP-dependent helicase, which translates into the protein MNSQITILGPPGTGKTSALIHLYRYLTGDTSPDVENFVQQYGFDRVITRTDYTSDEVLFLTFTTSAVRVLKERGIYNAHTLHSYITKVLMRNKLLTPARFMRDPFIAAMMEMNYGYDFRDRFSSHPSNVAEIRYNYYFNVYYDKSNEEILEIIKQQEKTDVYQRIRDYVAWKKERGIFDYVSVLRYFLTTTPVTLSLEKEGGEPRVMIMDESQDFSPLQWAVVRRLVSIGFLDYVIAAGDPNQSIYSFQGADSSEFGKFMASGTVVVLKRSHRLPKHVYNKAEMLTRWLGTHFEYEPREEQGKAITEYLKKSNLIRMDRTTGDKIVQVLEDIMDENKTVFVLTRTNKQARELEKYIIESGYRVSRIKNDDSLYDLLEEVIAFEERRSIGMRLFFAVTSLNEEGIRLRSLFKTPVEAIVKVEECFNIGKNLDDEDNRARDCSDTALSLTKFIEHHYLDVLDPEEKRVLAGLREKRNGKEVYVDTMHAAKGEEADIVIVIDFVNRKIEREIQRDRKALNGEVRVLYVAMTRAREKLYVLTSKSKRSILGYVRF